From Elaeis guineensis isolate ETL-2024a chromosome 16, EG11, whole genome shotgun sequence, a single genomic window includes:
- the LOC105059338 gene encoding calcium-dependent protein kinase 26: MAVGQGNSIDPPYNSYKVPSLVDPILEAPHISYLEDRYVLGEQLGWGQFGVIRACSDVLTGQTLACKSIAKDRLLSSDDLRSVKLEIEVMARLSGHPNVVALKAVYEEEDCVNLVMELCAGGELFHRLEKHGRFSEHEAAILFRHLMEVVMYCHDNGIVHRDLKPENILLATKSSTSPIKLADFGLAAYIKPGQSLYGTVGSPFYIAPEVLAGGYNEAADVWSAGVILYILLSGMPPFWGKTKSRIFESVRSAELRFPSDPWDHVSQSAKDLIAAMLCRDPAQRLTAKQVLDHVWIKDHSQEPNVSCGNCNETNSGLGDMRDCSFCTPPAPTTRDISFSTHSPIPCQAQEDHSSPAFSCKSSFSPSVGFSFRSSFESSSLEFSTPIPSMPSFSFFSPLNEQENLLGFTSDRSNVNTMQSDSSFAKLFMSPDTTACFSHDVRESEPKAAKVRKGITTWSRTTGIHNRRNHSIGLGEHEQLDLMVSESVIRWASCTQLSTTPSLRSSLVC; this comes from the exons ATGGCTGTTGGCCAAGGCAACAGCATTGACCCACCCTACAACTCCTATAAGGTCCCCAGCCTCGTTGATCCAATTCTTGAAGCCCCTCATATCTCCTACCTCGAAGACAGATACGTTTTAGGGGAGCAATTGGGCTGGGGCCAGTTTGGGGTAATCCGAGCATGCTCTGATGTGCTCACGGGGCAGACCCTCGCCTGCAAATCCATTGCCAAAGACCGCCTCCTCTCCTCGGATGACCTCCGCAGTGTCAAACTTGAGATTGAGGTCATGGCCCGGCTCTCTGGCCACCCTAATGTTGTGGCCCTGAAGGCTGTGTATGAGGAGGAAGACTGTGTAAACCTTGTCATGGAGCTGTGCGCTGGTGGGGAGCTCTTCCACCGCCTCGAGAAGCATGGCCGCTTCTCAGAGCATGAGGCAGCCATCCTTTTCCGGCATCTCATGGAGGTGGTGATGTATTGCCATGACAATGGCATAGTCCACAGGGACCTCAAGCCAGAGAACATTCTGCTGGCCACCAAGTCATCGACTTCGCCAATCAAGCTGGCGGATTTTGGGCTTGCGGCCTATATCAAACCAG GGCAAAGCTTATATGGCACTGTTGGAAGTCCCTTTTACATAGCTCCAGAAGTACTGGCAGGGGGATACAATGAAGCAGCCGATGTGTGGAGTGCAGGGGTTATTCTTTACATTCTTCTCAGTGGAATGCCACCATTTTGGGGAAAGACCAAGTCAAGAATTTTTGAGTCCGTTAGATCCGCCGAGCTACGGTTCCCATCTGATCCATGGGATCATGTATCTCAATCTGCGAAGGATTTGATTGCTGCAATGCTATGTAGAGACCCAGCTCAAAGGCTTACCGCCAAGCAGGTTCTAG ATCATGTCTGGATTAAAGACCATTCACAGGAACCAAATGTCTCCTGTGGTAACTGCAATGAAACTAATTCAGGACTAGGAGACATGCGAGATTGTTCTTTCTGTACCCCACCTGCCCCTACAACTCGTGATATCAGTTTTAGTACCCATTCCCCTATCCCCTGCCAAGCCCAGGAAGATCATTCTTCCCCTGCATTCTCATGCAAATCATCATTCTCTCCGTCTGTTGGTTTCTCCTTCCGCAGCAGCTTTGAGTCAAGCAGTCTTGAATTCTCAACACCAATTCCATCGATGCCTAGTTTTTCTTTCTTCAGTCCTCTGAATGAGCAAGAAAACCTTTTGGGTTTCACGAGTGACAGATCAAATGTCAACACAATGCAGAGTG ACTCCAGCTTTGCAAAGCTCTTCATGTCTCCTGATACTACTGCTTGCTTTAGCCATGATGTTAGAGAATCTGAACCCAAGGCGGCCAAGGTTAGAAAGGGCATTACAACTTGGTCTAGAACCACTGGTATCCACAACAGACGGAATCACTCAATTGGACTTGGGGAGCATGAGCAGCTCGATCTCATGGTTTCGGAATCAGTCATTCGCTGGGCCTCATGCACACAACTCTCAACCACACCATCTCTTAGATCTTCCCTTGTTTGTTGA